One Carbonactinospora thermoautotrophica DNA segment encodes these proteins:
- a CDS encoding ubiquitin-like protein Pup, protein MATKDTGGQQRPTRKAEEVDETAPQAEVSEDVKERKEKIDEDVDTILDEIDEVLEENAEDFVRGFVQKGGQ, encoded by the coding sequence ATGGCGACCAAGGACACCGGAGGCCAGCAGCGCCCGACCCGCAAGGCCGAGGAGGTCGACGAGACCGCTCCGCAGGCCGAGGTCAGCGAGGATGTCAAGGAGCGCAAGGAGAAGATCGACGAGGACGTCGACACGATCCTGGACGAGATCGACGAGGTCCTCGAGGAGAACGCGGAGGACTTCGTGCGGGGCTTCGTGCAGAAGGGCGGACAGTAA
- the prcB gene encoding proteasome subunit beta, translated as MATETGYPGRLPSAFMTPGSSSFTEFLASYAPELLPGRRTPPQQAVTTEAPHGTTIVAVVFRDGVVMAGDRRATMGNVIAQRDIEKVYPADDYSCIGIAGSAGMALEIVRLFQVELEHYEKIEGNPLSLDGKANKLAQMIRANLGMAMQGLAVVPLFAGYDLDRNEGRIFSYDVTGGRYEEHSFHSVGSGSLFARGALKKLYREGLSTEEAILACVHALYDAADDDSATGSPDLTRKIYPVVAAVTADGFRRISDEETGQIVQRVVDARMIEPNGPKAPLS; from the coding sequence GTGGCAACCGAGACGGGTTACCCGGGGCGTCTACCGTCTGCCTTCATGACGCCGGGTTCGTCGTCCTTCACCGAGTTCCTGGCCTCGTACGCGCCGGAACTGCTCCCAGGACGGCGCACGCCACCGCAGCAGGCGGTGACGACCGAGGCGCCGCACGGCACGACGATCGTCGCGGTCGTCTTCCGCGACGGCGTGGTCATGGCCGGCGACCGGCGCGCCACCATGGGCAACGTGATCGCCCAGCGGGACATCGAGAAGGTCTATCCGGCGGACGATTACTCCTGCATCGGCATCGCCGGCAGCGCGGGCATGGCCCTGGAGATCGTCCGGCTGTTCCAGGTCGAGCTGGAGCACTACGAGAAGATCGAGGGCAACCCGCTGTCGCTGGACGGCAAGGCCAACAAGCTCGCCCAGATGATCCGCGCCAACCTGGGCATGGCCATGCAGGGCCTGGCGGTCGTGCCGCTGTTCGCCGGGTACGACCTGGATCGGAACGAAGGCCGGATCTTCAGCTACGACGTGACCGGCGGCCGGTACGAGGAGCACTCGTTCCACTCGGTCGGCTCCGGGTCTCTGTTCGCCCGCGGCGCGCTGAAGAAGCTGTACCGGGAGGGCCTGAGCACCGAGGAGGCGATCCTGGCCTGTGTCCACGCCCTGTACGACGCGGCCGACGACGACTCCGCGACCGGCAGCCCGGACCTCACCCGCAAGATCTACCCCGTGGTCGCCGCCGTCACCGCGGACGGTTTCCGCCGGATAAGCGACGAGGAGACCGGCCAGATCGTGCAGCGGGTGGTCGACGCCCGGATGATCGAACCGAACGGCCCCAAGGCGCCGCTGAGCTGA
- the prcA gene encoding proteasome subunit alpha, with translation MSTPFYVSPEQQMKDRADYARKGIARGRSVIVMAYAEGILFVAENPSRALHKISEIYDRIAFAAVGKYNEFENLRLAGVRWADVRGYAYDRRDVTARGLANAYAQTLGTIFSIPMEKPYEVEIVVAEVGDTPEEDQIYRLTYDGSVADEHGFVVMGGSAEQISKALEQRYREGMPLADALRTAVEALSRDQGEDKRRDISPSQLEVAVLDRTRPKRRFKRLVGPQLTELLGAAETESAATGPTPPTGPTPPTSGEVS, from the coding sequence GTGTCCACGCCGTTCTACGTCTCGCCCGAACAGCAGATGAAGGACCGGGCCGACTATGCCCGCAAGGGCATCGCCCGGGGCCGGAGCGTCATCGTGATGGCGTACGCGGAGGGGATCCTCTTCGTCGCCGAGAACCCCTCCCGGGCGCTGCACAAGATCAGCGAGATCTACGACCGGATCGCCTTCGCCGCGGTCGGAAAGTACAACGAGTTCGAGAACCTGCGGCTGGCCGGGGTCCGCTGGGCCGACGTGCGCGGCTACGCCTACGACCGGCGCGACGTGACCGCCCGGGGTCTGGCGAACGCGTACGCCCAGACCCTCGGCACCATCTTCTCCATCCCCATGGAGAAGCCGTACGAGGTCGAGATCGTGGTCGCCGAGGTGGGCGACACCCCTGAGGAGGACCAGATCTACCGGCTCACCTACGACGGGTCGGTCGCGGACGAGCACGGCTTCGTGGTCATGGGCGGGTCGGCCGAGCAGATCAGCAAGGCGCTGGAGCAGCGGTACCGGGAGGGCATGCCGCTGGCCGACGCGCTGCGCACGGCCGTGGAGGCGCTGTCGCGCGACCAGGGCGAGGACAAGCGGCGCGACATCTCCCCGTCCCAGTTGGAGGTCGCGGTGCTGGACCGCACCCGCCCGAAGCGGCGGTTCAAGCGGCTGGTCGGCCCGCAGTTGACCGAGCTGCTCGGCGCCGCCGAGACCGAGAGCGCGGCCACCGGGCCCACGCCGCCCACCGGACCCACCCCACCGACCAGTGGCGAGGTGTCCTGA
- a CDS encoding ChaB family protein, whose translation MPGREDMPSTLRRSPKKAQEIWVRAHDSAVKTYGEGARAHRTAFAALKHQFEKVGDHWEHKGRKGPSDPQAAKKGAAASREFGETAGGVDANASKEHLYRIAQKLDIKGRSAMTKKELVEAIQQANQRKTAEARAR comes from the coding sequence ATGCCTGGCCGTGAGGACATGCCCTCCACGCTGCGCCGTTCCCCGAAGAAGGCGCAGGAGATCTGGGTGAGGGCGCACGACAGCGCCGTCAAGACGTACGGCGAGGGGGCCCGTGCCCACCGGACCGCCTTCGCGGCGCTCAAGCACCAGTTCGAGAAGGTCGGCGACCACTGGGAGCACAAAGGCCGCAAGGGCCCGTCGGACCCGCAGGCCGCCAAGAAAGGCGCGGCAGCGTCACGCGAATTCGGTGAGACCGCGGGCGGGGTGGACGCGAACGCCAGCAAGGAACACCTGTACCGGATCGCCCAGAAGCTGGACATCAAGGGTCGCTCCGCCATGACCAAGAAGGAGCTGGTCGAGGCGATCCAGCAGGCCAACCAGCGGAAGACCGCCGAGGCCCGGGCGAGGTGA
- the pafA gene encoding Pup--protein ligase gives MDRRIFGLENEYGVTCTFRGQRRLSPDEVARYLFRRVVSWGRSSNVFLRNGARLYLDVGSHPEYATPECDSIIDLVIHDKAGERILEGLLVDAERRLREEGIAGDVYLFKNNTDSAGNSYGCHENYLVGRHGEFARLADVLIPFLVTRQLICGAGKVLQTPRGAVYCVSQRAEHIWEGVSSATTRSRPIINTRDEPHADAERYRRLHVIVGDSNMSETTTMLKVGTTDLVLRMVEAGIVMRDLTLENPIRAIREVSHDMTGRRKMRLANGREASALEIQSEYLEKARDFASRRGIDDGVVKRVLDLWERTLTAVSTQDFDPVAREIDWIIKYRLIERYRAKHDLPISSPRVAQLDLAYHDIHRGRGLYYLLERHGQVERVARDLQIFEAKSIPPQTTRARLRGEFIRRAQEKRRDFTVDWVHLKLNDQAQRTVLCKDPYRSVDERVEKLIASM, from the coding sequence ATGGACCGGCGTATTTTCGGGCTCGAGAACGAGTACGGCGTCACGTGCACCTTCCGCGGGCAGCGCAGGCTGTCCCCGGACGAGGTGGCACGCTATCTGTTCCGGCGGGTCGTCTCCTGGGGCCGCAGCAGTAACGTGTTCCTGCGCAACGGGGCCCGCCTGTACCTCGACGTGGGGAGCCATCCCGAGTACGCCACGCCGGAGTGCGACTCGATCATCGACCTGGTCATCCACGACAAGGCCGGGGAGCGCATCCTGGAGGGGCTGCTCGTGGACGCCGAGCGGCGGCTGCGCGAGGAGGGCATCGCAGGCGACGTCTACCTGTTCAAGAACAACACCGACTCGGCCGGCAACTCCTACGGGTGCCATGAGAACTACCTGGTCGGCCGGCACGGCGAGTTCGCGCGGCTGGCGGACGTGCTCATCCCGTTCCTGGTCACCCGGCAGCTCATCTGCGGTGCCGGCAAGGTGCTGCAGACGCCGCGCGGCGCGGTCTACTGCGTGAGCCAGCGCGCCGAGCACATCTGGGAGGGGGTCTCGTCCGCCACCACCCGGTCCCGGCCGATCATCAACACCCGCGACGAACCGCACGCCGACGCCGAGCGGTACCGCCGGCTGCACGTCATCGTCGGCGACTCGAACATGAGCGAGACCACGACCATGCTCAAGGTCGGCACCACCGACCTGGTGCTGCGCATGGTCGAGGCCGGGATCGTCATGCGGGACCTGACGCTGGAGAACCCGATCCGGGCGATCCGCGAGGTCAGCCACGACATGACCGGCCGCCGCAAGATGCGGCTCGCCAACGGGCGGGAGGCCAGCGCCCTGGAGATCCAGTCCGAGTACCTGGAGAAGGCCCGTGACTTCGCCTCCCGGCGCGGCATCGACGACGGGGTCGTCAAGCGGGTGCTGGACCTGTGGGAGCGCACGCTCACCGCGGTCTCCACCCAGGACTTCGACCCGGTGGCGCGGGAGATCGACTGGATCATCAAGTACCGGCTGATCGAGCGGTACCGGGCCAAGCATGATCTGCCGATCTCCAGCCCGCGCGTCGCGCAGCTCGACCTGGCCTACCACGACATCCACCGCGGCCGGGGCCTGTACTACCTGCTGGAGCGGCACGGCCAGGTGGAGCGGGTCGCCCGCGACCTGCAGATCTTCGAGGCCAAGTCGATCCCGCCGCAGACCACCCGAGCCCGGTTGCGCGGCGAGTTCATCCGGCGAGCCCAGGAGAAGCGGCGTGACTTCACGGTGGATTGGGTGCACCTGAAGCTCAACGACCAGGCCCAGCGCACGGTGCTCTGCAAGGACCCGTACCGTTCCGTCGACGAGCGTGTGGAGAAGCTGATCGCCAGTATGTGA
- a CDS encoding FKBP-type peptidyl-prolyl cis-trans isomerase, translating into MRRAVALLIGSLLLLAGCGGDQGEDLPQVSGKFGEKPTVTLPKGEPGKEFRVKTLIEGDGPEVKKGDILFAHLLLKRWQGDEELGATYDSNQLYATPAPIGTGQMPKALDEGLVGKKAGSRVLMVVPPEKGYGANPPQGSPIKPDDTLVFVVDVYGSYPPSASATGRPVGKTDPKLPTVQGQPGEKPTIKLPPGAAPKQLVSQVLVEGTGPEVKAGQFLIGQYVGVIWPGGKEFDASWNRQQPAAFQIGTGQVIKGWDEGLVGKKTGSRVLLVIPPDKGYGTSGRPEVGIKGTDTLVFVVDILGSR; encoded by the coding sequence GTGCGCCGTGCTGTCGCACTGTTGATCGGTTCGCTGCTGCTTCTGGCCGGATGCGGTGGCGACCAGGGTGAGGACCTGCCGCAGGTGTCCGGCAAGTTCGGCGAGAAGCCGACCGTGACGCTGCCGAAGGGCGAGCCGGGCAAGGAGTTCCGGGTCAAGACCCTGATCGAGGGTGACGGGCCTGAGGTCAAGAAGGGCGACATCCTCTTTGCCCACCTCCTGCTCAAGAGGTGGCAGGGCGACGAGGAGCTGGGGGCCACCTACGACAGCAACCAGCTGTACGCCACCCCGGCCCCGATCGGCACCGGCCAGATGCCCAAGGCGCTGGACGAGGGGCTGGTCGGCAAGAAGGCCGGCAGCCGGGTCCTGATGGTCGTGCCGCCGGAGAAGGGCTACGGCGCCAACCCGCCGCAGGGCAGCCCCATCAAGCCCGACGACACGCTGGTCTTTGTGGTCGACGTGTACGGCTCCTACCCGCCCTCGGCGAGCGCCACCGGCCGGCCGGTCGGGAAGACCGACCCGAAGCTGCCCACGGTGCAGGGCCAGCCGGGTGAGAAGCCGACGATCAAACTGCCCCCCGGGGCCGCCCCGAAGCAGCTCGTGAGCCAGGTGCTCGTCGAGGGCACCGGGCCGGAGGTCAAGGCCGGCCAGTTCCTCATCGGCCAGTACGTCGGCGTGATCTGGCCCGGGGGCAAGGAGTTCGACGCCTCCTGGAACCGCCAGCAGCCCGCCGCCTTCCAGATCGGCACCGGGCAGGTGATCAAGGGCTGGGACGAGGGGCTGGTCGGCAAGAAGACCGGCAGCCGGGTCCTGCTCGTGATCCCGCCGGACAAGGGCTACGGCACCAGCGGCAGGCCAGAGGTCGGCATCAAGGGCACCGATACCCTGGTCTTCGTGGTCGACATCCTCGGCTCGCGCTAA
- a CDS encoding class I SAM-dependent methyltransferase: protein MDRHEWDRRYSEAGFVWTTEPNRFVVAELADLPPGRAIDLGAGEGRNAVWLAERGWKVTGVDFSEVGLAKAQALAEERGVEVEWVLADLRSFVPPPGSFDLVLIAYVQLPPAERTAVLHRAGEALRPGGTLLVVAHDLANLTEGVGGPQNPEVLYTPQDVAADLAGLRVERAERVRRPVETPQGPREAVDTLVRAIRD, encoded by the coding sequence TTGGACCGCCACGAGTGGGATCGCCGCTACAGCGAGGCAGGGTTCGTCTGGACCACAGAACCGAACCGGTTCGTCGTCGCCGAGCTGGCCGACCTGCCGCCGGGCCGGGCGATCGACCTGGGCGCAGGCGAGGGACGCAACGCGGTGTGGCTGGCCGAACGCGGCTGGAAGGTCACCGGGGTCGACTTCTCCGAGGTCGGGCTCGCCAAGGCCCAGGCACTCGCCGAGGAGCGAGGTGTGGAGGTCGAGTGGGTCCTGGCGGACCTGCGCTCCTTCGTCCCTCCCCCGGGCAGCTTCGACCTGGTGCTGATCGCCTACGTGCAACTGCCGCCGGCAGAGCGGACGGCGGTCCTGCACCGGGCCGGGGAGGCGCTACGGCCGGGTGGGACCCTGCTGGTGGTCGCCCATGACCTGGCCAACCTCACCGAGGGGGTGGGCGGGCCGCAAAACCCCGAGGTGCTCTACACCCCCCAGGACGTGGCGGCCGACCTGGCCGGCCTGCGCGTCGAACGGGCCGAGCGGGTGCGGCGCCCGGTGGAGACCCCGCAGGGTCCCCGCGAGGCGGTGGACACCCTGGTGCGCGCCATCCGGGACTGA
- a CDS encoding DUF3866 family protein produces MIRWRDGEVLSVRREWAGTVELTVRTKPEGDELPALAYPALVGRPEPGDRVLLNTNALALGLGTGGYALVVALPDRLPPDPDFPGHLVKARYTPLQAVVQGADEQDSPHHDLLREADSLDGMPVVIADLHSALPAICAAVLAARPGTRIAYVMSDGGALPLWFSRTAAELRRAGWLLGSVTVGQSFGGDLEAVTLHTGLLAARHVLGAELTVVSQGPGNLGTGTRWGFSGVSSGEAVNAVAALDGRPVGSLRVSEADPRPRHRGVSHHSLTAYGRVALASADLVVPDLPGPFGDQVRDAVEPLRTRHRVVRVPVDGLLDALRRAPVKLSTMGRGLDEDTAYFLAAAAAGRYAAALLGDR; encoded by the coding sequence ATGATCCGGTGGCGTGACGGCGAGGTCCTGTCCGTCCGGCGAGAGTGGGCCGGCACGGTCGAGTTGACGGTGCGGACGAAGCCCGAGGGCGATGAGCTACCCGCCCTCGCCTACCCAGCGCTCGTCGGGCGACCCGAGCCGGGCGACCGCGTACTGCTCAACACCAACGCGCTCGCGCTCGGCCTGGGCACCGGCGGATACGCGCTCGTGGTCGCCCTGCCCGACCGGCTGCCGCCGGATCCGGATTTCCCCGGCCACCTGGTCAAGGCCCGCTACACGCCGCTGCAGGCCGTCGTCCAGGGCGCGGACGAGCAGGACTCCCCGCACCACGACCTGCTGCGCGAGGCGGACAGCCTGGACGGCATGCCGGTGGTGATCGCGGACCTGCACTCCGCCCTGCCCGCGATCTGCGCCGCCGTGCTCGCCGCGCGGCCCGGCACCCGCATCGCCTACGTGATGAGCGACGGCGGCGCCCTGCCGTTGTGGTTCTCCCGCACGGCCGCCGAGCTGCGGCGGGCCGGGTGGCTGCTCGGCTCGGTCACAGTCGGCCAGTCCTTCGGCGGCGACCTGGAGGCGGTCACCCTGCACACCGGCCTGCTCGCTGCCCGCCACGTGCTCGGCGCGGAGCTTACGGTCGTCTCCCAGGGCCCGGGCAACCTCGGCACCGGCACCCGATGGGGCTTCTCCGGCGTGTCCTCCGGTGAGGCGGTCAACGCGGTCGCCGCGCTGGACGGCCGGCCGGTCGGCTCGTTGCGCGTCTCCGAGGCGGATCCCCGCCCGCGGCACCGGGGCGTCTCCCACCACAGCCTGACCGCGTACGGGCGCGTCGCCCTCGCCTCCGCCGACCTCGTCGTGCCGGACCTGCCCGGCCCCTTCGGCGACCAGGTCCGCGACGCCGTCGAACCGCTGCGGACCCGCCACCGCGTCGTCCGGGTCCCCGTGGACGGCCTGCTGGACGCGCTGCGCCGCGCCCCGGTCAAGCTGTCCACGATGGGCCGCGGGCTGGACGAGGACACCGCGTACTTCCTGGCCGCGGCTGCGGCCGGCCGGTACGCAGCGGCGCTCCTTGGCGACCGTTAG
- a CDS encoding helix-turn-helix transcriptional regulator produces MSARKTERLMNLVICLLAARGYVSKERIRRTVAGYEHCKTDEAFERMFDRDKEELREMGIPLEVGTHSAWFEDEPGYRIRPNAYALPDLDLEPDEAAVLSLAARFWQHASLARAASDALLKLKAAGVETGEVSLTGIEPRVTAGEPAFEPLWQAVRDRYPVTFPYRRATATEPQERHVEPWGIVCWHGRWYLGGYDRDRQAPRVFRLDRVAGEVRPIGAPGSVRVPEEVNIRAMVVETDDERARGQARLRLRAGAGFPLRRSAASVTPESEEWDIVEVWYRDPEDFAQWLATFGADVVVLDPPEVRDAVIRRLKAVAGMS; encoded by the coding sequence ATGTCGGCCCGCAAGACCGAACGACTAATGAACTTGGTGATCTGCTTGCTCGCGGCGCGCGGCTACGTGAGCAAGGAGCGGATCCGTCGGACCGTCGCCGGCTACGAGCACTGCAAGACCGACGAGGCCTTCGAGCGCATGTTCGATCGCGACAAGGAAGAGCTGCGCGAGATGGGCATCCCGCTTGAGGTCGGCACGCACAGCGCCTGGTTCGAGGACGAGCCCGGGTACCGGATCCGGCCGAACGCGTACGCCCTTCCGGACCTCGATCTGGAGCCGGACGAGGCCGCGGTGCTCAGCCTGGCCGCGCGGTTCTGGCAGCACGCGTCGCTGGCCCGCGCCGCCTCGGACGCGCTGCTGAAGCTCAAGGCTGCGGGCGTGGAGACCGGCGAGGTGTCGCTGACCGGGATCGAGCCGCGGGTGACGGCCGGGGAACCGGCGTTCGAGCCGCTGTGGCAGGCGGTGCGGGACCGGTACCCGGTCACGTTCCCCTACCGGCGGGCGACCGCGACCGAGCCGCAGGAGCGACACGTGGAGCCGTGGGGGATCGTGTGCTGGCACGGCCGGTGGTACCTGGGCGGGTACGACCGGGACCGGCAGGCCCCACGGGTGTTCCGGCTCGACCGCGTCGCCGGCGAGGTACGGCCGATCGGCGCGCCCGGCAGCGTACGCGTGCCGGAGGAGGTGAACATCCGCGCGATGGTCGTGGAGACCGATGATGAGCGGGCCCGCGGCCAGGCGCGGCTGCGGCTGCGCGCGGGAGCCGGCTTCCCGCTGCGACGGAGCGCGGCCTCGGTCACGCCCGAATCCGAGGAGTGGGACATCGTCGAGGTCTGGTACCGGGACCCGGAGGACTTCGCGCAGTGGCTCGCCACGTTCGGCGCCGACGTGGTGGTGCTGGACCCGCCCGAAGTCCGTGACGCGGTGATACGGCGCCTGAAGGCGGTTGCGGGGATGTCATGA
- a CDS encoding helix-turn-helix transcriptional regulator, with product MNEQRRSGATAGERLSRLLALVPYLLARPGARVEDVAREFGISEDQLVKDLKLIWFCGLPGYLPGDLIEVDIEGGHIHVSNAETISRPLRLGADEATALLVALRALAEVPGLRDRDALHRTIAKLERAAGDAAEASHHVRVEVEAEERVVATVQTALAERRRVHLTYYVPGRDETTERDVDPMRLVLEGGRSYLEGWCHRAEAVRLFRVDRVVSIDLLDEPAQVPRDAEPINLDAGLFQPSPTDLLVTLELAPPARWVAEYYPCESVEELGEGRLRVRLRTPEPGWITRLALRLGDNGRVVDPPELVARVRQTAAAALAAYERTG from the coding sequence ATGAACGAGCAGAGGCGAAGCGGAGCGACCGCGGGGGAGCGGCTGTCCCGGCTGCTGGCGCTGGTGCCGTACCTGCTGGCCCGGCCCGGGGCGCGGGTGGAGGACGTGGCCCGGGAGTTCGGGATCAGCGAGGACCAGCTGGTCAAGGACCTGAAGCTGATCTGGTTCTGCGGCCTGCCCGGATACCTGCCAGGCGACCTGATCGAGGTCGACATCGAAGGCGGGCACATCCACGTGTCCAACGCGGAGACGATCTCCCGGCCCTTGCGGCTCGGCGCCGACGAGGCGACCGCGCTGCTCGTGGCGCTGCGGGCGCTCGCCGAGGTGCCCGGGCTGCGTGACCGGGACGCGCTGCACCGCACCATCGCGAAGCTGGAGCGCGCCGCCGGGGACGCGGCAGAGGCCAGCCACCACGTCCGGGTGGAGGTGGAGGCCGAGGAGCGGGTGGTGGCGACCGTGCAGACGGCGCTGGCCGAGCGGCGGCGCGTGCACCTGACGTACTACGTGCCGGGGCGGGACGAGACCACCGAACGGGACGTGGACCCCATGCGCCTGGTCCTGGAGGGTGGCCGCTCGTACCTGGAGGGCTGGTGCCACCGGGCGGAGGCGGTGCGTCTGTTCCGGGTGGACCGGGTGGTCTCGATCGACCTGCTGGACGAGCCGGCGCAGGTCCCCCGCGACGCCGAGCCGATCAACCTGGACGCGGGTCTGTTCCAGCCCTCGCCGACCGATCTGCTGGTGACGCTGGAGCTGGCTCCTCCGGCGCGCTGGGTCGCCGAGTACTACCCGTGCGAGTCGGTGGAGGAACTGGGCGAGGGCCGGCTGCGGGTACGGCTGCGCACGCCCGAGCCGGGTTGGATCACCCGGCTGGCGCTGCGGTTGGGCGACAACGGCCGTGTGGTCGATCCCCCGGAGCTGGTCGCCCGGGTCCGGCAGACGGCGGCGGCGGCTCTTGCGGCGTACGAGCGGACAGGGTAG
- the tatA gene encoding Sec-independent protein translocase subunit TatA — translation MPFNLQMPELILILLVVVLLFGAKRLPETARALGKSLRIFKAETKAMKEDDTPTRSDAAQPAQPAEPRAIEARPGQPVQHVPGAAEPRKGEN, via the coding sequence ATGCCTTTCAACCTGCAGATGCCCGAGCTGATCCTGATCCTGCTCGTCGTCGTGCTGCTGTTCGGCGCGAAGCGGCTCCCGGAGACGGCCCGGGCGCTGGGCAAGTCGCTGCGCATCTTCAAGGCCGAGACGAAGGCCATGAAGGAGGACGACACACCGACCCGGAGCGACGCGGCCCAGCCCGCCCAGCCGGCTGAGCCGCGGGCGATCGAGGCGCGACCCGGCCAGCCGGTCCAGCACGTGCCCGGGGCCGCGGAGCCTCGCAAGGGCGAGAACTGA
- the tatC gene encoding twin-arginine translocase subunit TatC yields MSPVKGLRLPKRRERDPEGRMPFTEHIRELRDRMIKSLIAILIGSVVGFYFYEPLMRLLTDPVCDLRNVGKISGADCAGGVLVLEGVLGPFTLSIKVALFAGLVLASPVWLYQVWAFLSPGLHRHEKRYALSFVSTGVPLFLVGAVFGYLILPKALDTLLGFTPESVRNQLNLEQYIDFVLRLVLVFGLSFELPLLLVLFNFMGVLTGQRMLGWWRWMVLGIFVFAAVATPTGDPITMSAMALPMTVFYFLAVGVSCLNDKRRRGADPDANLSPDEASVIDTRPSSLDDVP; encoded by the coding sequence GTGAGCCCGGTCAAGGGTCTGCGGTTGCCGAAACGGCGGGAGAGGGATCCCGAGGGGCGGATGCCCTTCACGGAGCACATCCGTGAGCTGCGCGATCGGATGATCAAGTCCCTGATCGCGATCCTGATCGGCAGCGTCGTCGGTTTCTACTTCTACGAGCCGTTGATGCGGCTCCTCACCGACCCGGTCTGCGATCTGCGGAACGTCGGGAAGATCAGCGGTGCGGACTGCGCCGGCGGGGTGCTGGTCCTCGAAGGCGTGCTGGGCCCCTTCACCCTGAGCATCAAGGTGGCCCTCTTCGCGGGGCTCGTGCTGGCCTCGCCGGTGTGGCTGTACCAGGTGTGGGCGTTCCTGTCCCCCGGCCTGCACCGGCACGAGAAGCGGTACGCGCTGTCGTTCGTCTCGACCGGCGTGCCGCTGTTCCTGGTCGGGGCGGTCTTCGGCTACCTGATCCTGCCGAAGGCCCTGGACACGCTGCTCGGGTTCACCCCGGAGAGCGTGCGCAACCAGCTCAACCTGGAGCAGTACATCGACTTCGTGCTGCGCCTGGTGCTGGTGTTCGGGCTGTCGTTCGAACTGCCGTTGCTGCTGGTGCTGTTCAACTTCATGGGCGTGCTCACCGGGCAGCGGATGCTCGGCTGGTGGCGTTGGATGGTGCTGGGCATCTTCGTGTTCGCCGCGGTGGCCACCCCCACCGGTGACCCGATCACGATGTCGGCGATGGCCCTGCCGATGACCGTGTTCTACTTCCTCGCGGTCGGTGTCTCCTGCCTGAACGACAAGCGCCGCCGTGGCGCGGACCCGGACGCGAATCTCAGCCCGGACGAGGCGTCCGTGATCGACACCCGCCCGAGCTCGCTCGACGACGTCCCCTGA